From a region of the Erythrobacter neustonensis genome:
- a CDS encoding sigma-70 family RNA polymerase sigma factor, whose amino-acid sequence MSDDRPSGDRRSAAEKSDFKRELATVVPHLRAFARGLCGRPDLADDLVQETLLKAWAAQDRFEPGTSMRAWTFVILRNAYLTDMRRNRFRGEYDEGVAERILTAPAGQEEPIHLSDLHRALLTLPAERREALLLVGAGGFSYEEAAAICGCAVGTIKSRVGRARAALSEMLSSGNIPRRSTDDAVAHRAILEELDAVSTGNGVTTRQ is encoded by the coding sequence ATGAGCGATGATCGCCCCTCTGGCGACAGGCGCTCGGCTGCCGAAAAATCCGATTTCAAGCGCGAGCTTGCGACCGTCGTTCCGCATCTGCGTGCGTTCGCGCGCGGGCTGTGCGGACGGCCCGATCTGGCCGACGATCTGGTGCAGGAAACGCTGCTGAAGGCGTGGGCCGCGCAGGACCGGTTCGAACCGGGCACCTCGATGCGCGCATGGACCTTCGTGATCCTGCGCAATGCCTACCTCACCGACATGCGCCGCAACCGCTTTCGCGGCGAGTATGACGAAGGCGTGGCCGAACGCATTCTGACCGCGCCTGCCGGACAGGAGGAACCGATCCACCTTTCCGATCTGCACCGTGCGCTGCTGACATTGCCCGCCGAACGGCGCGAGGCGCTGCTTTTGGTGGGCGCGGGCGGATTTTCCTACGAGGAAGCCGCCGCGATCTGCGGCTGCGCGGTGGGCACGATCAAGAGCCGCGTGGGCCGCGCGCGCGCCGCGCTGTCGGAGATGCTGTCGAGCGGCAACATCCCGCGCCGCTCGACCGACGATGCGGTGGCGCACCGCGCGATCCTCGAGGAACTCGACGCGGTATCCACCGGTAACGGCGTCACCACGCGGCAATGA
- a CDS encoding NepR family anti-sigma factor, with amino-acid sequence MASNQDHEGKKARSGDDAPRRAPEWADGLKQLYDSVVEEALPDAFKDLLERLDEIDPGRDAERHDRKAPGR; translated from the coding sequence ATGGCCTCCAATCAGGATCATGAAGGCAAGAAGGCGCGCAGCGGCGATGATGCGCCGCGCCGCGCGCCCGAATGGGCCGACGGGTTGAAGCAGTTGTATGATTCGGTGGTCGAAGAGGCGCTGCCCGATGCCTTCAAGGATCTGCTCGAGAGGCTCGACGAGATCGATCCGGGACGCGACGCGGAGCGGCATGATCGCAAGGCGCCCGGCCGATGA